The sequence ACGAGAGCATCCACGACGCGATCGCGCGGGAAAAGCGGCTCAAGCGCTGGCGGCGCGACTGGAAAATCGAGCTGATCGAGGCGGAGAACCCGCTCTGGAGCGACCTCTACAATATCCTGAACCGATAAACGCTGTCATCCCGGACGCCGAAGGCGATCCGGGACCCATATCCGCCGACGCCCGTCTTGCGACCTTCAGGTCGCATCGCGAGCCCCGTGCGAAGCCGGCCCAAACGCGACATCGAGGGCGGAGGGACGCGGCGTGAACGCCGCTCCGGAGACGACGGCGGGTATGGGTCCCGGGTCGCCGTTCGGCGCCCGGGATGACAGACCTTCGCCCTCGCTCAGCTCGCCGTGCGGAAGACGATCTCGTCGGCCATGTCGATGCGCGGGCGCGGCGCGCCGAGGATGGCGTTGTCGGCGGCCTGGACGCGGGCCGCCTCCTCGAGGAAGCGCAGAAGCGCCGCGGGGCTGAGCGCGGCGAGGTCGAGGTCGCGCCCGTGGCGGAAGCGGCGCGCCAGATCGTCCGGGATGCCCGCGAGATCGCAGAAGGCCATGGTCCAGGAGCCGAAGCGGCGCTCCTCGATCTCGCGGACCTCCAGGATCTCGATGCGCTCGTGGCGGGCATCGCGGCAGATGCGGGCGAAGGTCTCGGATACGGCGGCGCGACGGCCCTCCAGCACCTGGGCGAACAGTCGCGGCGCCGCGACCAGCGCGCCGGTGATCGCGTCGCGCTCGTTGTTGCGCCGCGATGCGAGCAGGATGTCGTCCCAGGCGGCGAGGAAATCGGAGCCGATGCGCTCCGCATGCGGGCGGCTGACGTAGATCAGACGCGTCAAGGGCATGGCCGTGTCGCTCCCGATGAGGGCCCGCGCGATTCACGCGGGGCGTGAGTAGTTTTACGGGAGCATGCAGCGGGCCGGTTAACGCGTCTTCACCGCCGATTGAATTTTTAGCAAGGCGGGAATGCGCAATTATGAAAGCCCGTTAGGCGACACGGCGGCCGAGCGGGACCGGTCGCTCGGCTAGAACCGGTTGCTCTTGGGGAATCCCTTCGGCGGCAGGCGGCCCGCGTCGGCGCGATTGGCGATCCAGTCGCGC comes from Salinarimonas sp. and encodes:
- a CDS encoding BLUF domain-containing protein; the encoded protein is MPLTRLIYVSRPHAERIGSDFLAAWDDILLASRRNNERDAITGALVAAPRLFAQVLEGRRAAVSETFARICRDARHERIEILEVREIEERRFGSWTMAFCDLAGIPDDLARRFRHGRDLDLAALSPAALLRFLEEAARVQAADNAILGAPRPRIDMADEIVFRTAS